Proteins encoded within one genomic window of Calonectris borealis chromosome 1, bCalBor7.hap1.2, whole genome shotgun sequence:
- the LOC142092378 gene encoding carbonyl reductase [NADPH] 1-like isoform X1: MPGAPGPLTAAHPPTAHLPERTQRPPLPPLPAAGPRPPRSCPPWEAGLRRRHLRCFRHPRAVCERLWLAASSSSPHCRTKLRSEGEGTQRWSYCHFGIHSERTMSNVPVAVVTGSNKGIGFAIVRALCKQFPGDVYLTARDPGRGQEAVAKLQEEGLRALFHQLDIDDLQSIRALRDFLKEKYGGLNVLVNNAGIAFKVHDTTPFAVQAEVTLKTNFFGTRNVCTELLPLVKPYGRVVNVSSMVSSSALGGCSRELQQKFRSNTITEDELVELMTKFVEDTKKSVHEKEGWPNTAYGVSKIGVTVLSRIQARVLNEKRKGDHILLNACCPGWVRTDMAGPKATKSPDEGAETPVYLALLPSDADGPHGQFLSNKTVRTW; this comes from the exons ATGCCGGGCGCCCCCGGCCCCCTCACAGCCGCCCACCCGCCGACAGCCCACCTGCCGGAGAGGACGCAGAGACCGCCactcccgccgctgcccgccgccggcccccgcccgccccgctcctgcccgccgTGGGAggcggggctccgccgccgccatcttaGGTGCTTTCGCCACCCCCGGGCTGTGTGTGAGCGCCTGTGGCTAGCGGCCAGCTCGTCTTCTCCTCATTGCCGCACGAAGCTGAGGAGCGAGGGGGAAGGTACGCAGCGCTGGAG TTACTGTCACTTTGGCATACATTCAGAGAGGACAATGTCTAACGTGCCGGTGGCTGTGGTGACCGGGTCCAACAAAGGGATCGGATTCGCAATTGTGCGGGCTCTGTGTAAGCAGTTCCCGGGAGACGTGTACCTGACAGCCCGAGACCCCGGCCGTGGCCAGGAAGCAGTGGCAAAGCTCCAGGAGGAAGGGCTGCGTGCACTCTTCCATCAGCTGGATATTGATGATCTGCAGAGCATCAGAGCTCTCCGTGACTTCCTAAAGGAGAAATATGGAGGGCTGAATGTGCTGGTTAACAATGCAGGGATCGCTTTCAAAG TTCATGACACAACTCCATTTGCGGTCCAAGCAGAGGTTACACTGAAGACAAACTTTTTTGGAACCAGGAATGTTTGCACAGAATTGTTGCCTCTTGTGAAGCCTTATG gtagagtggtgaatgtctCTAGTATGGTAAGTAGCTCAGCTTTGGGAGGCTGCAGCCGAGAACTACAGCAAAAGTTTCGCAGCAACACGATCACTGAGGATGAATTAGTGGAACTCATGACCAAATTTGTGGAAGATACCAAGAAAAGTGTGCATGAGAAAGAGGGTTGGCCAAATACTGCCTATGGGGTATCCAAAATTGGTGTCACAGTCTTGTCCAGGATTCAAGCCCGGGtgttaaatgagaaaagaaaaggtgaCCACATCCTTCTCAATGCCTGCTGTCCTGGATGGGTGAGAACAGACATGGCAGGTCCTAAAGCCACTAAATCGCCAGATGAAGGGGCTGAGACCCCGGTTTATTTGGCCCTTTTGCCTTCTGATGCTGATGGTCCTCATGGCCAGTTTCTTAGTAACAAAACTGTTCGAACCTGGTGA
- the LOC142092378 gene encoding carbonyl reductase [NADPH] 1-like isoform X2, with the protein MSNVPVAVVTGSNKGIGFAIVRALCKQFPGDVYLTARDPGRGQEAVAKLQEEGLRALFHQLDIDDLQSIRALRDFLKEKYGGLNVLVNNAGIAFKVHDTTPFAVQAEVTLKTNFFGTRNVCTELLPLVKPYGRVVNVSSMVSSSALGGCSRELQQKFRSNTITEDELVELMTKFVEDTKKSVHEKEGWPNTAYGVSKIGVTVLSRIQARVLNEKRKGDHILLNACCPGWVRTDMAGPKATKSPDEGAETPVYLALLPSDADGPHGQFLSNKTVRTW; encoded by the exons ATGTCTAACGTGCCGGTGGCTGTGGTGACCGGGTCCAACAAAGGGATCGGATTCGCAATTGTGCGGGCTCTGTGTAAGCAGTTCCCGGGAGACGTGTACCTGACAGCCCGAGACCCCGGCCGTGGCCAGGAAGCAGTGGCAAAGCTCCAGGAGGAAGGGCTGCGTGCACTCTTCCATCAGCTGGATATTGATGATCTGCAGAGCATCAGAGCTCTCCGTGACTTCCTAAAGGAGAAATATGGAGGGCTGAATGTGCTGGTTAACAATGCAGGGATCGCTTTCAAAG TTCATGACACAACTCCATTTGCGGTCCAAGCAGAGGTTACACTGAAGACAAACTTTTTTGGAACCAGGAATGTTTGCACAGAATTGTTGCCTCTTGTGAAGCCTTATG gtagagtggtgaatgtctCTAGTATGGTAAGTAGCTCAGCTTTGGGAGGCTGCAGCCGAGAACTACAGCAAAAGTTTCGCAGCAACACGATCACTGAGGATGAATTAGTGGAACTCATGACCAAATTTGTGGAAGATACCAAGAAAAGTGTGCATGAGAAAGAGGGTTGGCCAAATACTGCCTATGGGGTATCCAAAATTGGTGTCACAGTCTTGTCCAGGATTCAAGCCCGGGtgttaaatgagaaaagaaaaggtgaCCACATCCTTCTCAATGCCTGCTGTCCTGGATGGGTGAGAACAGACATGGCAGGTCCTAAAGCCACTAAATCGCCAGATGAAGGGGCTGAGACCCCGGTTTATTTGGCCCTTTTGCCTTCTGATGCTGATGGTCCTCATGGCCAGTTTCTTAGTAACAAAACTGTTCGAACCTGGTGA